CCCCGACGACACCGCAGTGCCGCCGGAGCTGCGCGGCATCGGCGTGCGGGTGGAGGACGACCTGCTGGTCACCGCCGACGCGCCCGACATCCTGTCGGCGGAGCTGCCGATCCGCTCCGCCGACGTCGAGCGATGGGTGTCGGACCACCAGGGTTGAGCGGGCGGGCTGCGGCGAGGCGGAGTTTCGGCGAGTCCTGCGCCCGGAGCTTGTCCTGCGGGTGGCGTGGCCGGTCGCGTTCTGGCGACATCGTCGCACCAGCCGAGCGGGGCAGCCGGGGACGTCGCCGCGCCGAGTTCTCGTTTCGGTACGGCCGAACGGTGGGCGTGCCGGGCGTCGCCTTGACGGCGGAGTGGATGTCCGACCTGACGTCGTGGTCACTCACGCCGTCAGCCTGCCCGGGAGGGTGCCGCTCACCCCGTCGGCGCCGACCACGCTGTTCGATGAACGACTGAAGGGCACCCCTCCCGACCAGGGAAGGGGTGCCCTCGGCGGCGCAGGTCGGCTGCCGTTGCCGAGAGATCAGCGGCCGCGCTGTTCTCCCCGATCACTCCCTGCCGACGCAGCCGCCGTCAGCGCAACCGTCGGGTGGTTCTTCGTCGGCTGAGACCGCCGTGTTCAGGGCCGGTGAACGGGCGTGCTGACGTAGTTCGGCACGCGGTCGTCGTCGGTCGCGGTCCGTGCCATCGCTGCGGCGGCCAAGGTATAGAAGGTGCCCGTCCGGTCGCGGAAGGAACCGACGAGCAGCCCGCCCGACATGGAGATCAGACTCGGATCTGTCGCGGACTCCACTGGGGACGTCTCCCACCAGGGGCGGAAATCGGTGCTGCCGGGCGCCACCTGTCCGGTGGCGTGGATGTAACCGTCGGTGCCGCGAGCCAGGAGCTCCAACGTTCCCCAGGGACTGATGGTCGCGGCGGGCGGCCCGGTGACGTGAATACCGGACAGAACCCTCCAGTCGCCTCCTGCCTCCCGCATGGACAACTGGCCGTCGTCCTCGACGGCGAAGACGGTGACGCTGCCGTCGGTCCTGGCGACCGCCGCAGGCGGGCTGCTGGTGGTCTTGCCCAGCGCGGTCCAGGTCGCGTTCTGCCACGTGTCGCCCCGCCTGCGATTCTCGACGAGTTCACCGGTGTCGGTGCGCACGACGAAGTGCAGATCCGCGCCGAGCTGGGTGATCGTCGGGGGCTCCGCAGCGAGTGCGGGCGTTACCGGAATCTCTCGCCAGCCGCTGAGATAGGTCAGGCCGGTCAGGGTCGAACTCCACAGCCTGCCGGTGTCGTCGACGGCGAAGGCAACGGGGTTGCCGTCCGAGTCGTGCGCGATCGTCGCGGCAGCTGGAGTGAGACCTCCCTCGGGTGCAGGCTCGGTCCAGCCCGCGCCCCTGCCGATCTCCGAAACGCTGCGGAAGCTGCTGTCGAGCTGCTGTCCCAGGATGAAGAGCCTGCTGTTGGCTCCCTTCTGCCCGATGGCCGGGACACCGTTGAAGGACGTATTCCCGAGGAACGACGTCCACCGTGCAGTGCCGCTCGTCGGGTCCGGCATGTCGCCATGATGCAGTCGCCGCTCGCGATCCACGAAAGAGAACTGGAGGTGACCGTCCGAGCTTTCGAAGAGGGTGCTGCGTGGTTGTTCGATCGGGGTCACCACAGGTCGGTTGACGCTGGGCGTCACCGACCATTCACAGGCGTTACTGGTGATGGCGGTGTCGAGA
The Actinoalloteichus fjordicus DNA segment above includes these coding regions:
- a CDS encoding tachylectin-related carbohydrate-binding protein; its protein translation is MPVFDINQAGQLRLNGHRDAIAGAEDWDAARHIGNEWLGNTLAGPDGRMFEIEGDGLLRVYQWLGNGWERYGEDQAYSRDVQTDLGGYIGEEWRDRITVDSQGAFYFIRSDNTLHRMTLDENLNRSLEIIDTGWLEFDLIAAAGDGVIYARTEVGNLYRYHYDADSQRWLQRRQYMGPGWERYQRVVSPGGDVLYGTDVNTGNLRWRRYLPHSGGAIDHRTVHTGIAWTSNLDTAITSNACEWSVTPSVNRPVVTPIEQPRSTLFESSDGHLQFSFVDRERRLHHGDMPDPTSGTARWTSFLGNTSFNGVPAIGQKGANSRLFILGQQLDSSFRSVSEIGRGAGWTEPAPEGGLTPAAATIAHDSDGNPVAFAVDDTGRLWSSTLTGLTYLSGWREIPVTPALAAEPPTITQLGADLHFVVRTDTGELVENRRRGDTWQNATWTALGKTTSSPPAAVARTDGSVTVFAVEDDGQLSMREAGGDWRVLSGIHVTGPPAATISPWGTLELLARGTDGYIHATGQVAPGSTDFRPWWETSPVESATDPSLISMSGGLLVGSFRDRTGTFYTLAAAAMARTATDDDRVPNYVSTPVHRP